A genomic stretch from Sulfobacillus thermosulfidooxidans includes:
- a CDS encoding RRXRR domain-containing protein, protein MQKIPVVHQDGTPLMPCSPSKARKLLKAGAAVRKWTKTGIFYIQLTTPTSKQTQALTLGYDPGAYYDGFAVVSHQQIQTTGMLEVKNKISKKLEQRKNMRRARRFRKTRRRPKRFNNRKRPAGWLPPSIQAKVDMRKTFLKVLLAIYPVRTVVVEDMRIDGNDLKGITGRKYFTWTMENKRPFYDWLRERANLVLYEANDTAQTRHLLGLTKTKKKGEHIFTSQAVDGVALAWMEARTEDLHVPGFTVWRRPEVPRRQLHRFEPEKGGVRKLYGGSRALGFQKNTVVWYQGKLYRTGGTTKGKLSLHTFDFANKRVKQNAKVEGCQPLFVQTWFTKRVI, encoded by the coding sequence GTGCAAAAAATACCTGTTGTTCATCAAGACGGGACACCCCTCATGCCTTGTTCACCGTCGAAGGCAAGGAAGTTGCTAAAGGCAGGCGCAGCCGTGCGAAAGTGGACGAAAACAGGGATCTTCTACATCCAATTGACGACACCAACGAGCAAGCAGACACAGGCTTTGACGCTGGGTTACGATCCCGGCGCATACTACGATGGATTTGCGGTGGTGAGTCACCAACAGATTCAAACCACGGGGATGCTGGAAGTAAAGAACAAGATTTCAAAAAAGCTGGAGCAACGAAAGAACATGCGGCGTGCCAGACGGTTTCGCAAAACAAGGAGACGCCCGAAACGGTTCAATAACCGCAAACGCCCGGCGGGTTGGTTGCCGCCGTCGATCCAAGCGAAGGTTGATATGCGTAAGACGTTCCTCAAAGTCTTGTTGGCGATCTACCCCGTCAGGACTGTGGTCGTGGAAGACATGCGGATCGACGGAAACGATCTGAAAGGCATTACAGGACGGAAATATTTCACCTGGACAATGGAGAACAAGCGGCCCTTCTACGATTGGTTGCGGGAACGTGCGAACCTCGTGTTGTACGAAGCGAACGATACGGCGCAAACCCGACACCTGTTAGGGCTGACAAAGACAAAGAAGAAAGGTGAGCACATCTTCACCTCCCAGGCTGTGGACGGAGTGGCACTGGCCTGGATGGAAGCCAGGACGGAGGACTTGCATGTCCCCGGCTTCACCGTATGGCGGAGGCCGGAAGTGCCCCGGCGGCAACTGCATCGGTTCGAGCCGGAAAAAGGCGGCGTGCGCAAGCTGTATGGCGGCAGTCGGGCACTGGGATTTCAGAAGAACACGGTGGTGTGGTATCAGGGGAAGTTGTATCGGACAGGCGGGACAACGAAAGGGAAGCTGAGTCTGCATACGTTCGACTTTGCCAACAAGCGAGTGAAGCAAAATGCCAAAGTAGAAGGATGCCAACCGCTATTCGTACAGACCTGGTTTACCAAGCGAGTTATTTGA
- a CDS encoding DUF927 domain-containing protein, with amino-acid sequence MNPYDHTPPEQATQARDTTFPGNPPGREPLDEPQGPPAFSDSLDDDPRPTAVPTPPDAADWSQDTDPVAWVSDLAQRMHDRVKAHALPEELLAPDTLRRLAVLAYHHPKTWDLVRPILTKAVPWKLWRVEFREAQDQLRADWQQAEVELALMQLAWDLEHHQVSSWEQLADLITHICTTGGPDYLRHPLVLRALGLAWADYRDGIERLGRSLTNGRWLKTDWTDWLKSIARLNPSSASRRKAQERGLQIVSPSDSASTPGDGVDHPMEAMEVSWDPDLPPAFDGLVVPEGYRVTRQGLFQITWSLDGEPVERLVAQWPLVILRHLTNLDTDQEYADLGWLSPHSERVWKRRIVSHGVISHAQQIVTLADYGAPVNSNNAKAIIAFLDAFHRANADHYPRVFATSRLGWQSHQRGFAVGVDQYYDATGTLQVVEFLADSAGDQQKAQGFHAQGDAASWWAMLDDVVAFPAVMIAVLSSLATPLLHLIGAPNFVLDYGGITSSGKTTTLEIAASVWGQPDLKNGPAAMFSWASTNVGVEMLSQLISGLPVILDDTKTVQGNPRKVTEILYGIVSGIGKMRGAKAGGSRATGHWRTILLSSGEQPITSFTTDGGIKTRTLSVTQAPWGDEDQAELVQDIKRTIRAHYGHAGSAFIAWLLQHRDQWSTWAHAYQMRLADLGRHHTRGTARLMEYRALLEVTADLLDQAQLGGERAWTWGMVTQGEGWQELWNRFEEQANDPLGLHKALRQLGSWIQSHAEEFMGHRTDTDHPPLQWAGQWKLTSSRHGHPASPCIYTHVLEQLLMQWDYWPPAIIDGWYAQGWLQTEGIHRLPKVTILEGPDAGQRKRVFYVLSDRGMQVAFGEDEDLVAPTSAMLESPSDDLPPLPDEDLPF; translated from the coding sequence ATGAACCCTTATGATCATACACCCCCGGAACAGGCGACACAAGCCCGGGACACCACATTCCCCGGCAATCCACCGGGGCGGGAACCTTTGGACGAACCCCAGGGGCCTCCAGCCTTTTCCGATTCCCTGGATGATGACCCCCGCCCCACCGCAGTCCCCACGCCCCCGGACGCGGCGGACTGGTCACAGGACACCGACCCCGTTGCCTGGGTTTCGGACTTGGCCCAACGCATGCACGACCGGGTGAAAGCCCATGCCCTCCCCGAGGAGTTGTTAGCCCCGGATACGCTCCGGCGTCTCGCGGTATTGGCCTATCATCACCCCAAAACGTGGGATCTGGTGCGCCCCATTTTGACCAAGGCCGTGCCGTGGAAATTGTGGCGCGTTGAATTTCGGGAGGCCCAAGACCAACTGCGGGCCGATTGGCAGCAAGCCGAAGTCGAGCTGGCCTTGATGCAACTCGCGTGGGATCTCGAACACCATCAAGTGTCATCGTGGGAGCAGCTGGCGGATCTGATTACCCACATCTGCACCACGGGAGGCCCCGACTATCTGCGACACCCCCTGGTCCTGCGCGCGTTAGGCCTGGCGTGGGCGGACTACCGCGATGGCATTGAACGCTTAGGGCGGAGCCTCACCAATGGCCGATGGCTGAAAACCGATTGGACGGACTGGCTGAAAAGCATTGCCCGCCTGAACCCGTCATCGGCATCGCGACGCAAAGCCCAAGAGCGGGGATTGCAGATTGTCAGTCCATCGGATTCGGCTTCCACGCCTGGGGACGGTGTAGATCATCCGATGGAGGCGATGGAGGTTTCGTGGGATCCGGATTTACCCCCCGCATTTGACGGGTTGGTCGTTCCCGAGGGGTATCGCGTGACTCGTCAGGGATTGTTTCAAATCACCTGGTCGCTGGATGGGGAACCCGTTGAACGTCTGGTTGCTCAGTGGCCATTGGTCATTTTACGCCACTTGACAAACCTGGATACGGATCAGGAGTACGCCGACCTTGGCTGGTTATCTCCGCACTCTGAGAGGGTCTGGAAACGCCGTATTGTCAGCCACGGGGTAATTAGTCATGCACAACAAATTGTGACGTTAGCCGATTATGGGGCTCCGGTAAATTCCAACAACGCTAAAGCCATCATTGCGTTTTTAGATGCGTTTCATCGAGCCAATGCAGATCACTATCCCCGAGTGTTTGCCACGTCACGATTGGGGTGGCAAAGCCATCAGCGAGGATTTGCTGTGGGGGTTGATCAGTACTATGACGCCACCGGCACCTTGCAAGTCGTGGAATTTTTGGCGGATTCCGCTGGAGATCAGCAAAAAGCCCAAGGCTTCCATGCTCAAGGCGATGCGGCGTCCTGGTGGGCCATGCTCGATGACGTTGTGGCCTTTCCCGCTGTCATGATTGCGGTGTTGTCCAGTCTCGCCACCCCGTTATTACACCTCATTGGCGCACCCAACTTTGTCTTAGACTACGGGGGCATCACCAGTAGTGGGAAAACCACTACGTTGGAAATTGCAGCCAGCGTATGGGGACAACCGGATCTCAAGAACGGCCCCGCGGCCATGTTTTCCTGGGCTTCCACCAACGTGGGGGTGGAAATGTTAAGCCAGCTCATTAGTGGACTTCCCGTGATTCTGGATGACACTAAAACCGTTCAAGGAAACCCCCGCAAAGTTACGGAAATCCTCTATGGGATTGTCAGTGGGATTGGAAAAATGCGGGGAGCCAAGGCGGGAGGATCTCGCGCTACGGGACACTGGCGCACCATTTTGCTGAGTAGTGGTGAACAGCCTATTACATCCTTCACCACGGATGGAGGGATTAAAACCCGCACGCTGTCCGTCACCCAGGCCCCATGGGGGGATGAGGATCAGGCCGAGCTCGTCCAAGACATCAAACGCACCATCCGGGCACATTACGGGCACGCGGGATCCGCCTTTATCGCGTGGCTCTTGCAGCATCGCGATCAGTGGTCCACGTGGGCCCACGCTTACCAAATGCGCTTGGCGGATCTCGGGCGGCATCATACCCGAGGCACCGCGCGGTTAATGGAATATCGAGCCTTGCTGGAGGTGACGGCGGATTTGCTCGATCAAGCCCAACTGGGCGGAGAACGGGCATGGACATGGGGCATGGTGACTCAGGGAGAAGGTTGGCAAGAGTTGTGGAATCGCTTTGAAGAACAAGCCAATGACCCCTTGGGATTGCATAAAGCTCTGCGACAACTGGGCAGTTGGATTCAGTCCCACGCAGAAGAATTTATGGGGCATCGCACAGACACCGATCACCCCCCATTGCAATGGGCTGGACAATGGAAGCTCACCTCCTCGCGACATGGACATCCCGCTTCTCCGTGCATCTATACCCACGTACTAGAGCAATTGCTCATGCAATGGGACTACTGGCCCCCCGCCATTATTGACGGGTGGTATGCGCAAGGATGGTTGCAAACTGAGGGAATCCATCGTTTACCGAAAGTTACGATCCTTGAAGGTCCCGATGCCGGACAACGCAAGCGTGTGTTTTATGTGCTAAGCGATAGAGGAATGCAGGTGGCGTTTGGAGAGGACGAAGATCTCGTTGCACCGACTTCTGCGATGCTCGAATCCCCCTCGGATGACCTGCCCCCGTTGCCGGATGAGGATCTGCCATTTTAG
- a CDS encoding DNA adenine methylase: MTAIPVLWPWQGSKVRLAPVIASRLPPHRTYVEPFAGTAAVLLAKDRSLVEVLNDVNADLVAVYRCLQDAQLSRRLYRRIRWTPVSRIEWNRAQDAPNPDDVVEQAARFLIRMLQGFNGKPDATAWGGKLTPQGVVQRQTRFLHRMMPAAQRLTGVILESGDWRTIVQRYEAPSTCVFCDPPYRTASSDAENAYGGPPWTDADWNDLITWALQTPAMVCLTHYPHPATDRLRAAGWHVESVRLWVNVKGRTQRTGLAGGHLNTSVDTRVEHIWWSPRAWDQAPRQLTWWNADVSLAEVGVDGE, translated from the coding sequence ATGACCGCCATTCCAGTGTTGTGGCCCTGGCAAGGGAGCAAGGTACGGTTGGCCCCCGTGATTGCCTCCCGTCTGCCTCCCCATCGCACGTATGTCGAACCGTTTGCAGGCACTGCTGCCGTGTTGTTGGCTAAAGATCGTAGCCTTGTGGAAGTGCTGAACGATGTCAACGCGGATCTGGTGGCCGTGTATCGATGTCTCCAAGACGCCCAGCTCAGTCGTCGGCTGTACCGGCGCATCCGGTGGACGCCGGTGAGCCGCATCGAGTGGAACCGGGCGCAGGATGCCCCCAATCCCGATGACGTGGTCGAACAGGCCGCTCGATTTTTGATTCGCATGCTCCAGGGATTTAACGGCAAGCCCGATGCCACCGCATGGGGGGGCAAACTCACACCCCAGGGCGTAGTGCAACGCCAAACCCGCTTTTTACACCGGATGATGCCCGCGGCCCAGCGACTGACCGGGGTCATTCTGGAATCGGGGGATTGGCGCACCATCGTGCAACGGTATGAAGCCCCCAGCACGTGTGTCTTTTGCGACCCCCCCTATCGCACGGCATCCTCGGATGCGGAGAACGCCTACGGAGGCCCCCCGTGGACGGATGCCGACTGGAACGATCTGATTACGTGGGCTCTCCAAACTCCCGCAATGGTGTGCCTCACCCACTACCCCCACCCGGCGACCGACCGCCTCCGCGCCGCGGGATGGCACGTGGAATCGGTGCGGTTGTGGGTGAACGTCAAAGGCCGCACGCAGAGAACGGGCCTGGCGGGAGGGCATCTCAACACGTCCGTGGATACCCGGGTTGAGCATATTTGGTGGTCTCCTCGTGCATGGGACCAAGCCCCCCGGCAATTAACGTGGTGGAACGCGGATGTGTCCCTAGCGGAGGTGGGGGTTGATGGAGAGTAA
- a CDS encoding sigma-70 family RNA polymerase sigma factor: MKPFTAITARMHRGPQRVRVIPWRWWRIHAVVRRAQRNESSLEFLWTLSSPWVLPIARAYYAQEWEEDDWVQEVRIGWWKAVQTFQPGRGIFFGTWAKWVVRTHCHSALRGATRYKHLPLNTAISLAAPVGSDPDSPVWEDRVADPTQDPLDALCARETRTARLAAWQARLTPWEWIVLWHRVAGDSYATIQSRYHCSNRQIDNAWQRVRRKVRQIERSVIACDR, encoded by the coding sequence GTGAAACCCTTTACCGCCATCACCGCGCGCATGCATCGTGGACCCCAGCGGGTTCGGGTCATTCCGTGGCGGTGGTGGCGGATCCATGCAGTGGTGCGCCGGGCTCAAAGGAACGAATCCAGTCTTGAGTTTTTGTGGACTCTCTCCTCCCCCTGGGTCTTACCCATAGCCCGTGCGTATTATGCCCAGGAATGGGAAGAGGATGACTGGGTGCAAGAGGTGCGCATCGGGTGGTGGAAAGCGGTCCAAACGTTTCAGCCGGGGCGGGGCATCTTTTTTGGAACATGGGCCAAATGGGTGGTGCGAACGCATTGCCATTCCGCGCTACGAGGAGCCACGCGCTATAAACATCTGCCCTTGAATACTGCCATTTCCTTAGCCGCCCCCGTGGGGTCGGATCCCGATAGTCCTGTGTGGGAAGACCGGGTGGCCGATCCCACGCAAGATCCCTTGGACGCTCTCTGCGCTCGAGAAACCCGGACAGCGCGGTTGGCGGCATGGCAAGCCCGCCTGACGCCTTGGGAATGGATTGTCCTGTGGCACCGAGTCGCCGGAGATTCTTATGCCACAATCCAGTCCCGGTATCATTGTTCGAATCGCCAAATCGACAACGCCTGGCAACGCGTTCGACGCAAGGTGCGGCAGATCGAACGGAGTGTGATCGCTTGTGACCGATGA
- a CDS encoding DNA methyltransferase: MESNTVASVTVLIGDVRRQLATLPPASVHCVVTSPPYWQLRSYLPPNDPAKEQEIGNEATPAEYIAHLVSVFDAVARVLRPDGTPGLISGIPIPEGIRRGCPVMPNGACGAGFMAP; this comes from the coding sequence ATGGAGAGTAACACGGTAGCAAGCGTGACGGTGTTGATTGGGGATGTGCGGCGCCAGTTGGCCACCCTGCCTCCGGCATCGGTGCATTGTGTGGTCACGAGTCCCCCCTATTGGCAATTGCGGTCGTATCTCCCCCCCAATGACCCCGCCAAAGAGCAGGAAATCGGGAACGAAGCGACTCCCGCAGAATATATTGCCCATTTAGTCAGCGTGTTTGATGCGGTGGCTCGGGTTTTGCGACCCGATGGCACGCCTGGATTAATATCGGGGATACCTATTCCCGAGGGGATAAGACGCGGGTGCCCCGTGATGCCGAACGGGGCGTGCGGAGCCGGATTCATGGCCCCGTAG
- a CDS encoding DUF4406 domain-containing protein has protein sequence MILYLSGPMSGLPDFNYPAFHAMASQLRTRGYVVINPAESGTPPGWEYADYLRHDLVQLVEHAEGVALLPGWRTSRGSRVEVMVAEALGLPVASLNQWMTHGSERS, from the coding sequence ATGATCTTGTATCTCTCCGGTCCCATGTCGGGGCTGCCAGATTTTAATTATCCGGCGTTTCATGCCATGGCATCGCAGTTGCGTACTCGGGGATATGTGGTCATCAACCCCGCTGAGAGTGGCACGCCCCCCGGTTGGGAATACGCGGATTATTTGCGGCATGATCTGGTGCAACTGGTGGAGCACGCTGAGGGCGTGGCTTTGCTTCCGGGATGGCGGACTTCCCGAGGATCGCGCGTGGAAGTGATGGTGGCCGAAGCCCTGGGGTTGCCTGTGGCGAGCCTTAATCAGTGGATGACGCACGGGTCGGAACGGTCTTAA
- a CDS encoding HNH endonuclease signature motif containing protein — MALQFRSMDALEQLVQEAQPCKNYGHKAAGVYKVQTPSGSQYVQWRISEMTTDEMALALLAAGWVTVDPETGNVFIHRGPGGPRLSEPSQAKGTIINGYRSSKFHLNGETHPIRHHRLIWISANGSPPEGFVICHRNNNKLDNRLSNLYLATPQQNSHDAKRDGLYPDYNHHPRAKIGIETAQQIANDYKHGQGSIYQLAKKYGISKSRVSQIVHEFG; from the coding sequence ATGGCATTGCAGTTTCGCAGCATGGATGCATTAGAGCAACTCGTTCAAGAGGCGCAACCCTGTAAAAATTATGGCCATAAAGCGGCTGGTGTTTATAAAGTGCAAACGCCTTCGGGCTCGCAGTATGTGCAATGGAGAATCAGTGAAATGACGACCGATGAAATGGCTCTGGCATTATTAGCGGCTGGATGGGTAACAGTTGATCCCGAAACGGGCAATGTGTTCATCCATCGTGGCCCGGGCGGACCGCGACTATCTGAGCCGAGCCAAGCAAAAGGTACCATAATTAATGGTTATCGAAGTTCTAAATTTCATCTGAATGGAGAAACTCATCCCATACGGCATCATCGGCTCATTTGGATATCCGCTAATGGGTCGCCGCCAGAGGGCTTTGTAATTTGCCACCGCAATAACAACAAGCTTGACAATCGCCTGAGTAATCTCTATTTGGCTACTCCACAGCAAAATAGCCACGATGCGAAACGGGACGGTCTCTACCCCGATTATAATCACCATCCTCGTGCAAAAATCGGCATTGAGACTGCCCAACAAATTGCCAATGACTACAAGCATGGTCAAGGAAGTATTTACCAACTTGCTAAAAAATATGGTATCTCCAAGTCTCGTGTCTCACAAATCGTGCATGAGTTTGGATAG